A single region of the Pseudorhodoplanes sp. genome encodes:
- a CDS encoding branched-chain amino acid ABC transporter permease — protein sequence MLTILFDGLAYGMVLFMLACGLSVTLGLMNFVNLAHGAFAMAGGYCAFVLVNRLGVPFLASLPLVFVITAIIGLLFERTLYVHVYAKSHLDQVLFTIGLVFMAVVATDYVAGSNQVFITLPDYLQGRFEIFGVGIGRYRLLIIVLCGLLTAVLQFILTHTRYGSRLRAAVDDARVARGLGINVNAMFAITFAAGSGLAGLGGALGAEILGLDPVFPLKYMVFFLVVVTVGGTSSMTGPLLASTILGIADVAGKYYVPDLGAFVIYTIMIVVLIWRPEGLFARATAR from the coding sequence ATGCTCACGATTCTCTTCGACGGCCTTGCTTACGGCATGGTGCTGTTCATGCTGGCATGCGGGCTGTCGGTCACTCTCGGCCTGATGAACTTCGTCAATCTCGCGCATGGCGCCTTCGCCATGGCGGGTGGCTATTGCGCCTTCGTCCTGGTCAACCGGCTCGGCGTCCCTTTTCTCGCCTCGTTGCCGCTGGTCTTTGTCATCACCGCGATCATCGGCCTTCTGTTTGAGCGCACGCTGTATGTCCATGTCTATGCGAAGAGCCATCTGGATCAGGTGCTGTTCACCATCGGCCTTGTCTTCATGGCGGTGGTCGCCACCGACTATGTTGCCGGATCGAACCAGGTCTTCATCACGCTGCCCGATTACCTGCAGGGGCGGTTCGAGATTTTCGGCGTCGGGATCGGACGTTATCGCCTGCTGATCATCGTTCTGTGCGGGCTGCTCACCGCGGTCCTGCAATTCATTCTCACCCATACCCGCTATGGCAGCCGGCTGCGCGCCGCGGTCGATGACGCGCGCGTCGCACGCGGTCTTGGCATCAATGTCAACGCCATGTTCGCGATCACCTTCGCCGCCGGATCCGGGCTGGCCGGGCTTGGCGGCGCGCTCGGAGCGGAAATCCTCGGGCTCGATCCGGTCTTTCCGCTCAAATACATGGTCTTTTTCCTCGTGGTCGTGACCGTCGGCGGAACATCCAGTATGACCGGCCCGCTGCTCGCCTCGACCATCCTCGGCATCGCCGACGTTGCCGGCAAATATTATGTGCCCGACCTAGGCGCCTTCGTTATCTACACCATCATGATCGTGGTCCTGATCTGGCGTCCAGAGGGACTCTTTGCCCGCGCCACGGCGAGGTGA
- a CDS encoding ABC transporter substrate-binding protein has protein sequence MLAALGSVAQAQDTVKIGLILPMTGPFTSTGKQIIGAVRLYMQEHGATVAGKKIEVILKDDTGNAEITKRMAQELVISEKVQVLAGFGLTPLALAVAPLATEAKVPQIVMAAGTSIITERSPYIVRTSFTVPQSTSIIAEWAVKNNIKKVVTMVSDYAPGHDAEKSFKERFIAGGGQIAAELRIPMQNPDFAPFLQRAADAKPDAIFVFVPSGAGAIVMKQFVERGLDKAGMKLIGPGDLTDDDILPRYGDVALGIITAHFYATAHPSPKNKAYDAAFRKNNPGMRPNFMSVGGYDGMHLIYEALKKSGGKTDGDSLVNAMKGMTWESPRGSIKIDPETRDIIQNIYIRKVEKVGGELHNVEFATFEAVKDPVKAAKK, from the coding sequence ATGCTCGCCGCTCTCGGGTCCGTCGCGCAGGCGCAGGACACCGTGAAGATCGGCTTGATCCTGCCGATGACGGGGCCGTTCACCTCGACCGGCAAGCAGATCATCGGCGCCGTCCGCCTCTACATGCAGGAGCATGGGGCGACCGTTGCCGGCAAGAAAATCGAGGTCATCCTGAAGGACGACACCGGCAATGCCGAAATCACCAAGCGGATGGCACAGGAACTTGTCATCAGCGAGAAGGTGCAGGTGCTGGCCGGCTTCGGGCTAACCCCGCTGGCGCTTGCGGTCGCACCGCTCGCGACCGAAGCCAAGGTCCCGCAGATCGTCATGGCGGCCGGCACCTCGATCATCACCGAGCGCTCGCCCTATATCGTGCGCACGAGCTTCACCGTCCCGCAATCGACCTCAATCATCGCGGAATGGGCGGTCAAGAACAACATCAAGAAGGTTGTGACCATGGTGTCAGATTATGCGCCGGGCCACGACGCCGAGAAATCGTTCAAGGAGCGCTTCATCGCGGGCGGCGGGCAAATTGCCGCCGAACTGCGCATCCCCATGCAGAATCCTGATTTCGCGCCGTTCCTGCAGCGGGCGGCCGACGCCAAGCCGGATGCAATTTTCGTATTCGTTCCCTCCGGCGCCGGCGCCATCGTGATGAAGCAATTTGTCGAGCGCGGTCTCGATAAGGCGGGCATGAAGCTGATCGGACCGGGCGACCTCACCGACGACGACATTCTCCCTCGCTATGGCGATGTCGCGCTCGGCATCATCACCGCGCATTTTTATGCCACCGCCCATCCGTCGCCAAAGAACAAGGCCTACGACGCCGCCTTCCGCAAGAACAATCCGGGCATGCGCCCGAACTTCATGTCGGTGGGGGGGTATGACGGAATGCACCTCATCTATGAGGCGTTGAAGAAGTCCGGCGGCAAGACCGACGGTGACTCGCTCGTCAACGCCATGAAAGGCATGACCTGGGAGAGCCCGCGCGGGTCGATCAAGATCGATCCGGAAACGCGCGATATCATCCAGAATATCTATATCCGCAAAGTCGAAAAGGTCGGTGGTGAATTGCACAATGTGGAATTTGCCACCTTCGAGGCGGTCAAGGATCCGGTCAAGGCCGCCAAGAAATAG
- a CDS encoding transglutaminase family protein yields the protein MTEYLDAGRFIDSTAPQVATFAHRIAEPGAGEAERILLLYHAIRDGIIYDPYVDMTDPGNFRASAVLERGRGFCVGKAALFAASARAIGVPARVGYADVRNHLTSPRFHDYMKTDIFIWHSYADLYLAGRWVKATPAFDMALCERLNLKPLEFDTQTDSLLHPFDRAGRRHMEYLKDRGTFADVPFEAIQSDFREAYPMLMQEKGLKGDFHAEAVAADEEQAAVPSESRS from the coding sequence ATGACAGAGTATTTGGACGCGGGCCGCTTCATCGACAGCACTGCGCCGCAGGTGGCCACCTTTGCGCATCGCATCGCGGAGCCGGGCGCCGGCGAGGCTGAGCGGATCTTGCTGCTCTATCATGCGATCCGCGACGGGATCATCTACGACCCCTATGTCGACATGACCGACCCCGGCAATTTCCGCGCGAGCGCCGTGCTCGAACGCGGACGCGGATTCTGCGTCGGCAAGGCGGCGTTGTTTGCGGCCAGTGCGCGGGCGATTGGCGTGCCGGCACGCGTCGGCTATGCCGACGTTCGCAACCACCTGACCTCCCCGCGCTTCCACGACTACATGAAGACCGACATCTTCATCTGGCACTCCTACGCCGATCTTTATCTGGCGGGACGCTGGGTCAAGGCGACGCCGGCTTTCGACATGGCGCTTTGCGAGCGGCTCAATCTCAAACCGCTCGAATTCGACACGCAGACGGATTCCCTGCTGCATCCGTTTGACCGCGCCGGCCGACGCCACATGGAATATCTCAAGGACCGCGGCACGTTTGCGGATGTGCCGTTCGAAGCCATCCAGTCCGACTTTCGCGAAGCCTATCCGATGCTGATGCAGGAGAAGGGCTTGAAGGGCGACTTCCATGCGGAAGCCGTCGCCGCTGATGAGGAACAGGCTGCTGTCCCGTCGGAGAGCAGATCATAG
- a CDS encoding DUF2478 domain-containing protein, translated as MTTTDATRLAAIHYHTGFRIDDFLARLGALLRADNIIVGGSIQVNPPDAANACSAMTLVDLSSGTAIEISQQLGSLAQGCRLDTSRLAEFGALLERPSTTDIDLLILNKFGRAEAEGRGLRRNLERAIESGTAVLTAVRPPYDEAWHRFHGGLAAELSPDMESVRAWCHAVVEQRRTNRQINAPTESA; from the coding sequence GTGACGACCACCGATGCCACGCGGCTCGCCGCAATTCACTACCACACCGGATTTCGCATTGACGACTTTCTGGCGCGTCTGGGCGCGTTGCTGCGCGCCGACAATATTATTGTCGGCGGTTCCATTCAGGTGAACCCGCCGGATGCGGCCAACGCCTGCAGCGCGATGACGCTTGTGGACCTCTCATCCGGCACCGCGATTGAGATTTCGCAGCAGCTCGGATCGCTGGCGCAAGGATGCCGGCTCGACACCAGCCGCCTCGCGGAATTCGGGGCCCTGCTTGAGCGGCCATCAACCACGGATATCGATCTCCTGATCTTGAACAAGTTCGGTAGGGCCGAAGCCGAAGGTCGCGGGCTTCGGCGAAACCTCGAGCGCGCCATCGAGAGCGGAACAGCCGTCTTGACCGCCGTGCGCCCGCCTTACGATGAAGCATGGCATCGTTTCCATGGAGGATTGGCAGCCGAACTTTCTCCCGACATGGAGAGCGTGCGTGCCTGGTGTCATGCTGTGGTCGAACAGCGCCGAACCAACAGGCAGATCAATGCACCGACTGAAAGTGCCTAG
- a CDS encoding ABC transporter substrate-binding protein, translated as MLAFFGAGHDADAQVKIGAVLSVTGPASFLGDPEKKTLETYVEEINAKGGVNGQKLQLVIYDDGGDANAARTFATRLVEEDKVIAMVGGTTTGATMAMIPVFEEAQVPFISLAGAIQIIQPVRKWVFKTPHTDKMACEKIFADLKKRNLTTIAMISGTDAFGKSMRDQCVAVAPKSGITIAHEETYGPRDSDMTPQLTNIRNKAAVKAVVNPGFGQGPAIVTRNYRQLDIKLPLYQSHGVASKQFIDLAGPAAEGVRLPAAALLVADKLADKDPQKKVVVDYSRKYQEKTKQSVSTFGGHAYDGLMILVGAMQRAKTADKAKIRDEIEKTKGYVGTGGIVTMSPTDHMGLDLSAFRMLEIKKGDWTLVPESGS; from the coding sequence ATGCTCGCGTTTTTTGGCGCCGGTCATGACGCCGATGCTCAAGTCAAGATCGGGGCCGTTCTCTCGGTGACCGGTCCGGCATCGTTTCTCGGCGATCCTGAAAAGAAAACGCTGGAAACTTATGTCGAGGAGATCAACGCCAAGGGCGGCGTCAACGGCCAGAAGCTGCAACTCGTAATCTATGATGACGGCGGCGACGCCAACGCGGCCCGCACCTTCGCCACGCGCCTTGTGGAAGAAGATAAAGTGATTGCGATGGTCGGCGGCACCACCACCGGCGCGACCATGGCAATGATCCCGGTATTCGAGGAAGCGCAAGTGCCCTTCATTTCGCTTGCCGGCGCCATCCAGATCATTCAGCCGGTGCGCAAATGGGTGTTCAAGACGCCGCACACCGACAAGATGGCCTGCGAGAAGATCTTCGCCGACCTCAAGAAGCGCAACCTGACCACAATTGCAATGATCTCGGGCACGGACGCATTCGGCAAGTCGATGCGCGATCAATGCGTGGCGGTGGCGCCGAAGAGCGGCATCACCATCGCGCATGAGGAGACCTACGGTCCGCGCGACAGTGATATGACGCCGCAACTCACCAATATCCGCAACAAGGCGGCCGTGAAGGCGGTGGTCAATCCCGGCTTCGGCCAGGGGCCGGCGATCGTGACGCGCAATTATCGCCAACTCGATATCAAGCTTCCGCTGTATCAGAGCCATGGCGTTGCCTCGAAGCAGTTCATCGATCTCGCAGGTCCTGCCGCGGAGGGCGTGCGTCTGCCGGCAGCGGCGCTGCTCGTGGCCGACAAGCTGGCCGACAAGGACCCGCAGAAGAAAGTGGTCGTGGACTATTCGCGCAAATACCAGGAGAAGACGAAGCAGTCGGTCTCGACCTTCGGAGGTCATGCCTATGACGGCCTGATGATCCTCGTCGGGGCAATGCAACGCGCCAAGACTGCCGATAAGGCCAAGATCCGCGACGAGATCGAGAAGACCAAGGGTTACGTCGGCACCGGCGGAATCGTGACGATGTCTCCGACCGACCACATGGGTCTTGATCTGTCCGCCTTCCGGATGCTGGAAATCAAGAAGGGTGATTGGACCCTGGTGCCTGAGTCAGGTTCCTGA
- a CDS encoding branched-chain amino acid ABC transporter permease: protein MADFLQFLFSGLTVGAVYALVALGFTLIYNASGIINFAQGEFVMLGGMSTVFLALAGVPLPLAALLAVAGTVLVGLALHRFAIEPTRGADAVTLIMITIGASIFLRGAAQVVFDKRFHSLPHMLGNEPVRLGGAAILPQSLIVLAGGSLVVVLLWLFIDRTLFGKAVIATATNRLAARLVGINTSHMVAFSFAVSAAIGALAGILVTPITLTNYDVGTLLALKGFAAAMLGGIGYALGAVVGGLLLGLLEALSAGYLSSQYKDAVAFLVILLVFFVMPHGLLGRAKVERV from the coding sequence GTGGCCGATTTCCTGCAGTTTCTGTTTTCAGGTCTGACTGTCGGTGCGGTCTATGCGCTGGTCGCGCTTGGCTTCACGCTGATCTACAACGCGTCCGGGATTATCAACTTCGCGCAGGGCGAGTTCGTCATGCTGGGGGGGATGTCGACCGTTTTCCTTGCGCTTGCCGGTGTCCCGCTGCCGCTGGCGGCGCTGCTGGCGGTAGCAGGCACCGTGCTGGTCGGCCTGGCTCTGCATCGTTTCGCCATTGAGCCGACGCGAGGTGCCGATGCCGTGACGCTGATCATGATCACGATCGGCGCATCGATCTTCCTGCGCGGCGCAGCGCAGGTCGTGTTTGACAAGCGGTTCCACAGTCTTCCGCATATGCTCGGTAACGAGCCGGTGCGACTCGGCGGGGCCGCCATCCTGCCGCAAAGCCTGATCGTGCTCGCAGGCGGCTCCCTGGTCGTGGTGCTGCTCTGGCTGTTCATTGACCGGACGCTGTTCGGCAAGGCCGTGATTGCCACAGCCACCAACCGGCTGGCGGCGCGGCTCGTCGGCATCAACACGAGTCACATGGTCGCGTTTTCGTTCGCGGTCTCGGCGGCGATCGGCGCGCTTGCGGGCATTCTGGTCACGCCGATCACACTGACGAACTACGACGTCGGCACGCTGCTGGCGTTGAAGGGATTTGCCGCGGCCATGCTCGGCGGCATCGGATATGCCCTGGGCGCCGTGGTCGGCGGCCTGCTGCTTGGCCTGCTCGAGGCCCTGAGCGCCGGCTATCTGTCGTCGCAATACAAGGACGCTGTCGCGTTCCTGGTCATCCTGCTTGTGTTCTTCGTCATGCCGCATGGGCTTCTCGGGCGCGCCAAGGTTGAACGGGTATGA
- a CDS encoding branched-chain amino acid ABC transporter permease: protein MIALRFIDSRYTPLVCVTALVLLLPLIFPSGFYYRIGALVFIFALAAVGLNLLMGFAGQVSLGHAGFIGIGAYMAAIGPTYLNIPSWLCILAGAGVSGLVAFIVGRPILRLSGHYLAVATLGFGLLIAIVLTNEAAWTGGPDGMSVPRLIVLGWPVRGSEVWYWVSAATLIIGVALALNLVDSPTGRALQAIHDSEIAARVVGISAARKKLTVFVISAIYASVAGSYLALFNGHVTPDLAGFMRSIELVAMVVLGGMGSVFGSIVGAAVIVVLPQTLTGFHDYEQMALGLIVMGFMIFLRRGIVPTLAMKLAGRAA, encoded by the coding sequence ATGATCGCGCTCAGATTCATCGATAGCCGCTATACGCCGCTCGTTTGCGTGACGGCGTTGGTGCTGCTCTTGCCGCTTATTTTTCCGTCCGGCTTTTACTATCGCATCGGCGCCCTGGTTTTCATTTTTGCGCTGGCTGCGGTCGGTCTCAATCTGCTGATGGGATTTGCCGGACAGGTCAGCCTGGGACATGCGGGATTCATCGGCATCGGCGCCTATATGGCAGCGATAGGGCCGACATATCTGAATATTCCGTCGTGGCTCTGCATCCTGGCCGGCGCCGGCGTCTCCGGCCTGGTTGCCTTCATCGTCGGCCGGCCGATCCTGCGCCTGAGCGGCCATTATCTTGCGGTCGCGACCTTGGGTTTCGGCCTCCTGATTGCCATCGTGTTGACCAACGAAGCGGCCTGGACCGGCGGTCCCGACGGCATGTCGGTGCCGCGGTTGATCGTGCTCGGCTGGCCGGTGCGAGGCTCCGAGGTCTGGTACTGGGTCTCCGCCGCGACGCTGATCATCGGCGTTGCTCTTGCGCTAAATCTGGTGGACAGCCCGACCGGGCGGGCCCTGCAGGCGATCCATGACAGCGAGATTGCGGCGCGCGTCGTCGGCATATCGGCGGCCCGCAAGAAGCTGACCGTGTTCGTGATATCCGCAATCTATGCGTCCGTCGCAGGGTCCTATCTCGCGCTGTTCAACGGACATGTCACGCCGGATCTCGCGGGCTTTATGCGGTCGATCGAGCTTGTTGCCATGGTGGTGCTGGGCGGCATGGGCTCGGTGTTCGGCTCGATCGTGGGCGCGGCCGTCATTGTCGTGTTGCCGCAGACGCTGACAGGCTTTCATGATTACGAACAGATGGCGCTCGGTCTGATCGTGATGGGGTTCATGATCTTTCTTCGGCGCGGCATCGTGCCGACGCTGGCCATGAAGCTCGCGGGGCGGGCCGCATGA
- a CDS encoding ABC transporter ATP-binding protein, with translation MSILEIERLSVIFGGVRAIDQVNISIPPGCVFSIIGPNGAGKTTLFNTISGIYQPAEGEIRLAGETVTGLEPDQLAHRGLSRTFQNLQVFFRLTALENVMVGRNRHETTNVIHDLLRTPSVLRQNRATREAARTMLARVGLADVADKPAGSLSYGAMKRLEIARALATEPQVLLLDEPAAGCNPVETEELDAIIRSIVRDRITVVLVEHDMRLVMSISDRIHVLANGRSLVEGSAAEVRSHPDVMEAYLGKKNARSHAVA, from the coding sequence ATGAGCATTCTCGAAATCGAAAGACTCTCCGTTATTTTCGGCGGCGTTCGCGCCATCGATCAGGTCAACATTTCGATTCCGCCGGGTTGCGTTTTCTCCATCATCGGCCCGAACGGCGCCGGAAAGACCACGCTGTTCAACACCATCTCCGGTATCTACCAGCCGGCCGAAGGAGAAATACGGCTTGCCGGCGAGACCGTCACCGGCCTTGAACCCGACCAGTTGGCGCACCGGGGCCTCTCACGCACCTTTCAGAACCTGCAGGTGTTCTTCCGGCTGACCGCCCTGGAAAATGTGATGGTGGGGCGCAACCGGCACGAGACCACGAATGTCATCCATGACCTTCTGCGAACGCCGTCGGTCCTGCGGCAGAATCGTGCGACGCGCGAGGCTGCGCGCACCATGCTGGCGCGTGTGGGGCTCGCGGACGTCGCCGACAAGCCGGCCGGCTCCTTGTCCTACGGCGCGATGAAGCGCCTCGAGATCGCCCGCGCGCTCGCCACCGAACCGCAGGTGCTGCTGCTCGACGAGCCGGCGGCCGGATGCAATCCGGTCGAGACCGAGGAACTCGATGCTATCATCCGCTCGATCGTGCGCGACCGGATCACCGTCGTTCTCGTGGAGCATGACATGCGGCTGGTCATGAGCATTTCCGACCGCATCCATGTGCTCGCCAATGGCCGCAGCCTGGTTGAAGGCAGCGCCGCCGAAGTGCGTTCGCATCCTGACGTCATGGAAGCCTATCTCGGAAAGAAAAATGCACGCTCCCATGCGGTTGCTTGA
- a CDS encoding ABC transporter ATP-binding protein, which yields MLEIDNLSSGYGRVTALHGVSLHIETGEIVSLIGANGAGKSTLLRAISGVQPITSGTIRFEGRSIERLPAHARVALGIAQAPEGRQLFGPLTARDNLMLGAWSRKSDDSTPELNRIYELFPMLRALNLTAAGMLSGGQQQMLAIGRALMAKPRLLLLDEPSLGLAPILADQILDAIVRLKHEGITVLLIEQNARAALAIADRAYVLETGRLTASGTAAEIACDERMQQSYLGV from the coding sequence TTGCTTGAGATCGACAATCTGTCGAGCGGGTATGGGCGTGTCACAGCCCTGCACGGAGTGTCGCTGCATATCGAAACCGGCGAGATCGTCAGCCTGATCGGCGCCAACGGTGCCGGCAAATCGACGCTGCTGCGGGCGATCAGCGGCGTGCAGCCGATCACCTCCGGTACGATCCGTTTCGAGGGACGTTCCATCGAACGGCTGCCGGCGCATGCGCGGGTCGCGCTCGGCATCGCTCAGGCGCCAGAGGGCCGGCAATTGTTCGGGCCGCTGACCGCGCGGGACAATCTCATGCTCGGCGCCTGGTCGCGGAAATCAGACGACTCCACGCCCGAACTGAACCGCATCTACGAGCTCTTTCCGATGCTGCGGGCGTTGAACCTGACCGCGGCCGGCATGCTGTCGGGCGGTCAGCAGCAGATGCTTGCGATTGGCCGCGCGCTGATGGCAAAGCCGCGTTTGCTGCTGCTCGACGAGCCGTCGCTGGGGCTCGCGCCAATTCTCGCGGATCAGATTCTGGACGCCATTGTGCGCCTGAAACACGAGGGCATCACCGTTCTGTTGATCGAGCAGAATGCGCGCGCTGCACTTGCAATCGCCGATCGCGCCTATGTCCTTGAAACCGGCCGGCTTACCGCAAGCGGAACCGCCGCCGAGATCGCATGCGATGAACGGATGCAGCAATCCTATCTTGGCGTATGA
- a CDS encoding LysR family transcriptional regulator, translated as MKESLRAGVSESRRFVVDKDRTIGFMGEEGRVYATPSLVRDIEQTCRDFLIAHADPNEDSVGMEVSVRHQAPTLPGMTVEITVTVAAVEGRKVTFDVVARDDVEPIADGRHTRFVVDVSKTLERLKAKAARHAAATVA; from the coding sequence ATGAAAGAAAGCCTGCGCGCCGGAGTTTCTGAGTCAAGGCGCTTTGTCGTCGACAAGGATCGGACCATTGGATTCATGGGAGAGGAGGGCCGCGTCTACGCCACTCCCTCTCTCGTTCGCGACATTGAGCAGACCTGCCGCGACTTTCTGATCGCGCATGCCGATCCGAACGAAGACTCCGTCGGAATGGAAGTGTCCGTCCGGCATCAGGCGCCGACGCTGCCCGGCATGACCGTCGAGATCACGGTAACCGTTGCGGCGGTCGAGGGCCGCAAGGTGACGTTCGACGTCGTTGCGCGTGATGACGTCGAGCCGATTGCAGATGGCCGCCATACCCGGTTTGTCGTCGATGTCAGCAAGACCCTGGAGCGCCTGAAGGCGAAAGCGGCCAGACACGCAGCCGCGACTGTTGCATGA